The Longimicrobiaceae bacterium genomic sequence TGCGTTGCATCGATCTCTCGGAGGAGGAGCCGCTTTCTCCCGAAATGGCGGTGGGCCGGCATTCCTACGACGAGCTGAAACAGCGGTGAGCACGGTCGAGCTGGACCAACCAGATCTCGGGGGAAAGACGGTCTCGGGGCTGAGCTGGCAGATGTTTGCCAGCGTGGTCAGCTTCGTTGCGAGATTCGGCCTCGGAATCGTACTCGCCCGGCTACTTCCCCCCGAAGACTTCGGGATCGTCGGTGTCGCCCTGATCGTCACGGGCTTCGCGACCACCCTCACCGAGCTCGGTCTGGGTCCCGCTCTCATCCAGCGCAAGGAGATCTCCGAGCGACACATTCGCGTATGTGTGACGATCTCGGCTTCGCTCGCGATCGTCACCTGCCTGGTGCTCTACGGATCTGCGGGTGCGATCGCGTCCTTCTTCCGGGATGCTCGCGTAGCCCCTGTGCTGCAGGTCCTCTCCCTGTCCTTTGTGCTCTCCGGGTTCGGGATTACGGGAAGAGCCCTGCTGACGCGACGTCTGGCTTTTCGGGAGTCGGTATTGATCCAGATGGTCGCGAGCATTCTCGGCTACGGCGGGGTAGCGGTCGTGATGGCGGCGCTGGGTTACGGATACTGGAGCCTGGTCGGAGGAACGCTCGCCCAGGCGCTGCTATCCACTGTGCTCACCTATGGTGCTGCGCGGCACTCACTTCGACCCCTCGTCGACAGGGCGGCGATCCGAGACCTTGCCGGCTTCAGCGCGGGCATGTCGCTCACCTCGGTGGTCAACTACTTCGCTCGCCAGGGCGACTACTTCGTCGTCGGCCGGCTCACCAGCGCCGCGAGCCTGGGCCTGTACACCCGGGCCTACACGCTGATGACGCTGCCGCTGACGTTCATCGGCTCCGCCCTTTCCCAGGTTCTATTTCCGAGC encodes the following:
- a CDS encoding lipopolysaccharide biosynthesis protein, which translates into the protein MSTVELDQPDLGGKTVSGLSWQMFASVVSFVARFGLGIVLARLLPPEDFGIVGVALIVTGFATTLTELGLGPALIQRKEISERHIRVCVTISASLAIVTCLVLYGSAGAIASFFRDARVAPVLQVLSLSFVLSGFGITGRALLTRRLAFRESVLIQMVASILGYGGVAVVMAALGYGYWSLVGGTLAQALLSTVLTYGAARHSLRPLVDRAAIRDLAGFSAGMSLTSVVNYFARQGDYFVVGRLTSAASLGLYTRAYTLMTLPLTFIGSALSQVLFPSAARIQHDQDRFRRAYLTAFGLSVAVSLPISLGVSVLAPEVILIIYGQPWAPAIPLLQILALFGMFRMSYNTAAAFVRARGQAYRLLFSQLVYATLVVGGSWWIIPRAGLMGVSWVVGGAITSMWLLVVVFANRSAGVRIGEFVQVLASSAGPPVLLAGAFYGLVMAMRAIAVPSLAVLLGGGLLFAGTSLACLYYQARRVGHPAVDSLLTRIHGLVSAVSHRGQRFSRTTAN